The following are from one region of the Rosistilla carotiformis genome:
- a CDS encoding AAA family ATPase, translating to MTAPQIDEQIAQYSQTCTKLIDEVGRVLVGQEAMVSRLLIGMLTGGHILLEGVPGLAKTLTVSSLAKAIHTGFSRIQFTPDMLPADVIGTEVFNPKEATYSIKQGPIFSNLILADEINRAPAKVQAALLEAMQERQVTIGTETFRFEDPFLVMATQNPIDQEGTYPLPEAQVDRFMLKVMVDYPTRDEERKVVDRMAGGKPMPEISAIATPEDIMGARGVVEKIWCDDKVRDYVVDVVRATRNPAELGVRGLEGMIETGASPRGSLNLMKASKAHAFLQGRNYITPHDVKSLAPDVLRHRVMLSYEAEAEGKTVDDCIRQILDNVPVP from the coding sequence ATGACTGCTCCACAAATCGACGAACAAATCGCCCAATATTCGCAAACCTGCACCAAGCTGATCGATGAGGTGGGCCGGGTGCTGGTGGGGCAAGAAGCGATGGTCTCGCGACTGTTGATCGGCATGTTGACCGGTGGTCACATCCTGCTCGAGGGTGTGCCGGGGCTAGCCAAAACGCTGACCGTCAGCAGCCTTGCCAAAGCGATCCATACAGGTTTTTCGCGGATCCAGTTCACTCCCGATATGCTGCCCGCCGACGTGATTGGGACCGAGGTCTTCAATCCCAAAGAGGCGACGTACAGCATCAAGCAGGGGCCGATCTTTTCGAACTTGATCCTGGCCGACGAGATCAACCGAGCCCCTGCCAAAGTGCAAGCCGCGTTGCTGGAAGCGATGCAGGAGCGGCAGGTCACGATCGGCACCGAGACGTTCCGGTTTGAGGATCCGTTTCTTGTCATGGCGACGCAGAACCCGATCGATCAAGAGGGAACGTACCCGTTGCCCGAAGCTCAAGTCGATCGCTTCATGTTGAAGGTGATGGTCGATTACCCGACTCGCGATGAAGAGCGCAAAGTGGTCGATCGGATGGCCGGTGGCAAACCGATGCCGGAGATCAGTGCGATCGCGACGCCCGAGGATATCATGGGAGCCCGCGGCGTCGTCGAGAAGATTTGGTGCGACGACAAGGTCCGCGACTATGTGGTCGATGTCGTCCGGGCGACGCGGAATCCGGCGGAATTGGGCGTCCGCGGACTCGAAGGGATGATCGAAACGGGAGCCAGCCCGCGCGGTTCGCTCAATCTAATGAAGGCCAGTAAGGCGCATGCGTTCCTGCAAGGCCGCAACTACATCACACCGCACGATGTCAAATCGTTAGCTCCCGACGTGCTGCGGCATCGCGTGATGTTGAGCTACGAAGCGGAAGCCGAAGGCAAAACGGTCGACGACTGCATCCGGCAGATCTTGGACAACGTCCCCGTTCCATAA
- a CDS encoding TIGR03960 family B12-binding radical SAM protein, which yields MINSQRKQFVESRILHKVSMPSQYLGGERNAIVKDHRTVKGKICLAFPDAYTIGMSHHGLQVLYSLMNRRDDWVAERAFCPWQDMEAQLREHNVPLYSLETFTAVSDFDVFGISLQYEVSSPNVLTMLDLAGIPLHAADRTMADPLVLAGGPCCQNPEPMADFIDLFVTGDGEPALPLICDMWLELREQARAAGFAEGAAGVQQRADALQKIAAELPFAYVPRFYEPEYQDGRVVALNRTRNDVRETIEPSVIRDLEGIPLPTSPIVPYVECVHDRIAIEIMRGCPWQCRFCQSTVIKRPLRIRSVDTIINAAMESYRNTGFNEISILSLSSSDYPHFEELVKRLHEVFRPLGVNISVPSLRVNETLRTLPALIGSERRGSLTLAPEVARDDMREQIRKKIKNEDLFAGCRNAFENGFDSVKLYFMCGLPGERPVDLDGIVDMAEHIAGIGKEVKGRYVRVTASVSNFVPKSHTPYQWNGMQRREYFQWAHKYLWSRRKIRSINIKCHDIDTSLLEGVLSRGDRRTGKAIELAWQRGARMDGWTEHMDAQRWWDAIADAGIDIDQQVHTQYGLTDKLPWDHVNVKYGRTFLEKEQSRSLTQLEAMANAK from the coding sequence ATGATCAATAGCCAACGGAAGCAATTTGTCGAAAGCCGAATCCTGCATAAGGTGTCGATGCCTTCACAATACCTTGGCGGCGAACGCAATGCGATCGTCAAGGACCACCGCACCGTCAAAGGGAAAATCTGTCTCGCCTTCCCCGACGCCTACACGATCGGGATGAGCCATCACGGCCTGCAGGTCCTCTATTCCCTGATGAACCGCCGCGACGACTGGGTGGCGGAACGCGCGTTCTGTCCGTGGCAAGACATGGAGGCACAGCTGCGCGAACACAACGTGCCGTTGTACAGCTTGGAAACGTTTACCGCGGTCTCCGATTTCGATGTCTTTGGGATCTCGCTGCAATACGAAGTCAGCAGCCCCAACGTCCTGACGATGCTCGATCTGGCGGGCATTCCGCTGCACGCCGCCGATCGCACGATGGCCGATCCGCTGGTCCTCGCCGGCGGCCCCTGCTGCCAAAACCCCGAACCAATGGCCGATTTCATCGACCTCTTTGTCACCGGCGATGGCGAACCGGCGCTGCCGCTGATCTGCGACATGTGGTTGGAGCTGCGAGAGCAAGCCCGCGCCGCAGGATTCGCTGAAGGAGCCGCCGGCGTGCAGCAACGCGCCGATGCGTTGCAGAAGATCGCCGCCGAGTTGCCGTTTGCTTACGTCCCTCGGTTCTACGAACCCGAATATCAAGACGGCCGCGTCGTCGCGCTCAATCGCACGCGGAACGATGTCCGCGAGACGATCGAACCGAGCGTGATCCGCGATCTCGAAGGGATCCCGCTGCCGACCAGCCCAATCGTCCCCTACGTCGAATGCGTCCACGATCGGATCGCGATCGAGATCATGCGCGGCTGCCCCTGGCAATGCCGGTTCTGCCAGAGCACCGTGATCAAGCGACCGCTGCGAATCCGCAGCGTCGATACGATCATCAACGCGGCGATGGAATCGTATCGCAACACCGGATTCAACGAGATCAGCATCCTGTCGCTGTCGTCGAGCGATTACCCACACTTCGAAGAGCTCGTCAAACGACTGCACGAAGTCTTCCGGCCGCTGGGCGTGAACATCAGCGTCCCCAGCCTGCGTGTCAACGAGACGCTGCGAACGCTGCCCGCGTTGATCGGATCCGAACGCCGCGGATCGCTGACGCTCGCCCCCGAAGTCGCCCGCGACGACATGCGGGAACAGATTCGCAAGAAGATCAAAAACGAAGACCTCTTCGCCGGCTGTCGCAATGCGTTCGAGAACGGCTTCGACAGCGTCAAACTTTATTTCATGTGCGGCTTGCCGGGCGAGCGGCCTGTCGATCTCGACGGGATCGTCGACATGGCCGAACACATCGCGGGGATCGGCAAAGAGGTCAAAGGCCGCTATGTGCGAGTCACCGCCAGCGTCTCGAACTTTGTCCCCAAGTCGCACACGCCCTATCAATGGAACGGCATGCAGCGACGCGAATATTTCCAATGGGCGCACAAATATCTGTGGAGCCGCCGGAAGATCCGCAGCATCAACATCAAGTGCCACGACATCGACACCAGCCTGCTGGAAGGGGTGCTCAGCCGCGGAGATCGCCGTACCGGCAAAGCGATCGAACTCGCCTGGCAACGCGGCGCGCGGATGGACGGCTGGACCGAACACATGGACGCCCAGCGTTGGTGGGACGCGATCGCCGACGCGGGGATCGACATCGACCAACAGGTCCACACGCAATACGGTCTGACCGACAAACTGCCCTGGGATCACGTGAACGTCAAATACGGACGGACCTTCCTGGAGAAGGAACAGAGCCGTTCGCTGACGCAATTAGAAGCGATGGCCAACGCGAAATAG
- the nirD gene encoding nitrite reductase small subunit NirD, with product MSDFETVGKVEDFEDGKGQAIPVNGRMVAVFRVGEEFYAIDDLCPHMGASLAEGHVDDEKGVTCPWHAWRFCIKDGTWCDNPKVKTEAFEVRVVDGEVQVLVSDD from the coding sequence ATGAGCGACTTTGAGACCGTTGGAAAAGTAGAAGATTTTGAAGATGGCAAAGGCCAAGCGATTCCGGTCAACGGACGGATGGTCGCCGTCTTTCGCGTGGGAGAGGAGTTCTATGCGATCGACGACCTCTGCCCTCACATGGGCGCATCGTTGGCTGAGGGGCACGTCGACGATGAAAAGGGAGTCACCTGTCCCTGGCACGCGTGGCGGTTCTGCATCAAAGACGGCACTTGGTGCGACAACCCCAAAGTGAAAACCGAAGCCTTTGAAGTCCGCGTCGTCGACGGCGAAGTCCAAGTCCTCGTCTCCGACGACTGA
- the leuS gene encoding leucine--tRNA ligase — translation MPRYNPAQIEPKWQAYWEQNKTFAAPEMPGDKKLYALDMFPYPSGDGLHVGHPEGYTATDIVSRFNRMRGVSVLHPMGFDAFGLPAEEHAIKTNTPPRASTEKNIATFRRQLKSLGFSYDWDREIATTDVDYFHWTQWIFLVLFDTWFDADQQKGRPIAELPIPAEVAAAGADAVRSYQDDHRLAFQSDALVNWCPALGTVLANEEVVDGKSERGSHPVERRPLRQWMLRITAYGDRLQNDLESVDWPESIKTMQRDWIGRSTGAEVDFFVGDVDDFQTWKSARSEFPAKPTDDSLRIYTTRPDTLYGASYMVIAPEHPFVDRLTTDDQKAEVEAYCQAAANKSDRERQEDKEKSGVFTGSYAINPVNGQPTPVWISDYVLIHYGTGAIMAVPAHDERDFEFAKKFDLPITPVVDPGEVHEERDQVLAGEACFAGHGNAINSGPYNGVPTADFKQKISEALEAEGTGHEAVNYKLRDWLFSRQRFWGEPFPILHELDDAGNPTGNIRAVDVADLPIDLPHLEDYKPHGKPEPPLGKSPDEWLYVEIDGKRYKRETNTMPQWAGSCWYYLRFIDPKNGDAFIDPEKEKAWMPVDLYIGGAEHAVLHLLYARFWHKVLYDRGHVSCSEPFGRLVNQGMILGQPQYHVSEAAAEAAEAKLTSLGVTPVRVENNDKVSYILQQTAGGADLSDDMTEKRQGQTYLSGTDIELTPKADKMSKSRGNVVNPDDIIKVHGADTLRMYEMFMGPLEATKPWNMAGVGGIRKFLDRVWRMIADEDAETPTLAAEVQDVAPTEEQNRVLHQTIKAVTHDTDTLGFNTAIARMMEFVNFFSKQKVRPRAAMESFVLMLAPYAPHIGEELWGLLGHDGTLTYATWPEHDEAALVESSIELPVQIQGKVRAKIQVAADLSQDEVLAIALADEKVVAAIGDKQVVKKIVVPGRLVNLVVK, via the coding sequence ATGCCACGATACAACCCTGCCCAGATCGAGCCGAAATGGCAAGCGTATTGGGAGCAGAACAAAACCTTCGCCGCCCCCGAGATGCCGGGCGACAAGAAGCTGTACGCCCTGGACATGTTCCCCTATCCCAGCGGCGATGGGTTGCATGTCGGTCACCCCGAAGGCTACACGGCGACCGATATCGTGTCCCGTTTCAACCGCATGCGCGGCGTCTCGGTCCTGCACCCGATGGGCTTCGACGCCTTTGGCCTGCCCGCCGAAGAGCACGCGATCAAAACGAACACGCCGCCGCGAGCGTCGACCGAAAAGAATATCGCCACTTTCCGCCGACAACTGAAGTCGCTTGGCTTCAGTTACGACTGGGACCGCGAGATCGCGACCACCGACGTCGATTACTTCCACTGGACCCAGTGGATCTTCTTGGTGTTGTTCGACACCTGGTTCGATGCCGATCAACAGAAGGGACGTCCGATTGCGGAGCTGCCGATCCCGGCAGAGGTCGCCGCCGCGGGAGCCGACGCGGTCCGCAGCTATCAAGACGATCACCGCTTGGCCTTCCAGAGCGATGCGTTGGTGAACTGGTGCCCGGCGCTGGGGACCGTGTTGGCGAACGAAGAGGTGGTCGATGGCAAGAGCGAACGGGGCAGCCACCCGGTCGAACGCCGTCCGCTGCGACAGTGGATGTTGCGGATCACCGCTTACGGCGACCGCTTGCAGAACGACTTGGAGTCGGTCGATTGGCCCGAGAGCATCAAGACGATGCAGCGCGATTGGATCGGCCGCAGCACAGGGGCGGAAGTCGATTTCTTCGTCGGCGATGTCGATGACTTCCAGACTTGGAAAAGTGCCCGCAGCGAGTTTCCTGCCAAACCAACCGACGACAGTTTGCGGATCTACACGACCCGCCCCGATACGCTTTACGGCGCGTCGTACATGGTCATCGCTCCGGAACATCCGTTTGTCGATCGCCTGACGACCGACGATCAAAAAGCGGAGGTCGAAGCCTACTGCCAAGCGGCTGCGAACAAGAGCGACCGCGAGCGTCAGGAGGACAAAGAGAAGTCGGGCGTCTTCACCGGCTCCTACGCGATCAATCCCGTCAACGGACAACCGACCCCGGTCTGGATCAGCGATTACGTGCTGATTCACTACGGCACCGGTGCGATCATGGCGGTCCCGGCGCACGACGAACGGGACTTTGAATTCGCCAAGAAGTTCGACTTGCCGATCACGCCGGTCGTCGATCCGGGCGAGGTGCATGAAGAACGCGATCAGGTGCTGGCGGGCGAAGCCTGTTTCGCCGGGCACGGCAACGCGATCAACAGCGGTCCGTACAACGGAGTCCCCACGGCCGACTTCAAGCAGAAGATCTCCGAGGCGTTGGAAGCCGAAGGGACCGGGCACGAAGCTGTCAATTACAAGCTGCGCGATTGGTTGTTCAGCCGCCAGCGATTCTGGGGCGAACCGTTCCCGATCCTGCACGAATTGGACGACGCCGGCAATCCGACGGGCAACATCCGCGCTGTCGATGTCGCCGACCTGCCGATCGATCTGCCGCATCTGGAAGATTACAAACCGCACGGAAAACCGGAACCGCCGCTGGGCAAATCGCCCGACGAATGGCTGTATGTCGAGATCGACGGCAAACGTTACAAACGTGAAACGAACACGATGCCTCAGTGGGCTGGTTCGTGTTGGTACTACCTGCGGTTCATCGACCCCAAGAACGGCGACGCCTTTATCGACCCTGAAAAGGAAAAGGCTTGGATGCCGGTCGATCTGTACATCGGCGGTGCCGAGCACGCGGTGCTGCACCTGCTGTACGCTCGCTTCTGGCACAAAGTTCTCTACGATCGCGGGCACGTCAGTTGTTCCGAGCCCTTTGGCCGCTTGGTCAACCAAGGGATGATCCTTGGCCAACCGCAGTACCACGTCAGCGAAGCAGCAGCCGAGGCGGCGGAAGCCAAATTGACATCGCTGGGCGTGACGCCGGTTCGCGTCGAGAACAACGACAAGGTTTCGTACATCCTGCAGCAGACCGCTGGTGGCGCCGACTTGTCGGACGACATGACTGAAAAACGCCAAGGGCAAACCTATCTGTCGGGAACCGATATCGAACTGACTCCCAAAGCCGACAAGATGTCCAAGAGCCGCGGGAACGTGGTCAACCCGGACGACATCATCAAAGTCCATGGCGCCGACACGCTGCGGATGTACGAGATGTTCATGGGCCCGTTGGAAGCGACCAAGCCGTGGAACATGGCCGGAGTCGGCGGGATCCGCAAATTCCTGGATCGCGTTTGGCGGATGATCGCCGACGAAGATGCTGAAACACCGACGTTGGCTGCGGAGGTGCAAGACGTCGCGCCGACCGAAGAGCAGAACCGAGTGCTGCATCAGACGATCAAAGCGGTCACGCACGATACCGACACGCTGGGCTTCAACACAGCGATCGCGCGGATGATGGAGTTCGTCAACTTCTTCAGCAAGCAGAAGGTCCGTCCTCGCGCGGCGATGGAGAGCTTTGTCTTGATGCTGGCTCCGTACGCTCCGCACATCGGTGAAGAACTGTGGGGACTGCTGGGGCACGACGGCACGCTGACTTACGCCACTTGGCCCGAGCACGACGAAGCGGCGTTGGTCGAATCATCGATCGAATTGCCGGTTCAGATCCAGGGCAAGGTCCGCGCCAAGATCCAAGTCGCCGCCGACCTTTCGCAAGACGAAGTCCTAGCGATCGCATTGGCCGACGAAAAAGTGGTCGCCGCGATCGGCGACAAGCAGGTCGTCAAGAAGATCGTCGTCCCCGGACGCCTGGTCAACTTGGTCGTGAAGTAG
- a CDS encoding beta-galactosidase trimerization domain-containing protein translates to MCKRVTAVPFGFAVVLFFSSLAVGQQDADPYRHYVQHSRDFQRVHQDRQWALQAFPSWTYMPWTYRWTIGFDDVAGRWSREHGYNGGFVDRDDIGTAGSPRGRLQWLEKFRLPFYMDHAAGKGLLHLFDGGEVKPHLDALHSTGIRTVPMNQQTLSQLRDRMRKHITALRDSPQRVAYALDDEASWGHFVHPTMWQITDDPAAYQDWLTEIYGEANAPKRTEWISYDTLLPHLRETSIAEFDASPLMDQWTFNDSWWSNQIGELVQYSNTLDPATPCGLVGGQMPSSFGGYDYAKLMRKVQFIESYNLGSSQAIIRSLNPENGLPAVTTHFHRSVDDTIWQTWYYLAHGNRGFIGWVDGWFDGETPKPWHREVAPSYREAGDTIGPLMSGSRWQHDRVAIYYSHASIQLGWILDAEAHGKTWRNRNNDHRLSSAANVRKAWENMLRDSGLQYDFVSYVDAIQQGIPDEYDVLILPACLALSDAEADAIRAFCKRGGTVIADYLPGMWDQHGTGRSEGGALDDMFGIEQPSSLAAKSIFGKSLWVEVDQDANYSYKTTTDFLTNKNTCQVDESGFHRAIRDFPTGQSARFGEGQAWLMNLSPQWYNAYREQGMQAAAKRDRFMQPIFDAGVRPWVRIADESEQTFGYEITYWRMPTDDGQPPRTLLFVCFNPDVSGNSQGGGNSVGLKSSELEITLQFATPVTQVRNERTAAMLQDGRRVTVPWKQNEAVVLSLQANAK, encoded by the coding sequence ATGTGCAAGCGAGTCACCGCCGTCCCCTTTGGGTTCGCAGTGGTCCTGTTTTTTTCGTCGCTTGCAGTGGGGCAGCAGGATGCCGATCCGTACAGGCACTACGTCCAGCATTCACGCGATTTCCAACGCGTGCATCAAGACCGCCAATGGGCACTGCAGGCGTTTCCTAGCTGGACCTACATGCCGTGGACCTACCGGTGGACAATCGGGTTTGACGACGTCGCGGGGCGTTGGAGCCGAGAGCATGGTTACAACGGCGGCTTTGTCGATCGCGACGACATCGGCACCGCCGGTTCGCCGCGCGGGCGACTGCAGTGGCTGGAAAAATTCCGCCTCCCCTTCTATATGGATCACGCTGCTGGCAAGGGACTGCTGCATCTGTTTGATGGCGGCGAAGTAAAGCCCCATCTCGATGCGTTGCATTCGACCGGCATCCGAACGGTGCCGATGAACCAGCAGACGCTATCGCAACTGCGGGATCGGATGCGGAAGCATATCACGGCGCTCAGAGATTCGCCGCAACGCGTCGCCTATGCGCTGGATGATGAAGCCTCCTGGGGGCATTTTGTTCATCCGACGATGTGGCAGATCACCGATGATCCGGCAGCCTACCAGGATTGGTTGACGGAGATCTACGGCGAGGCGAACGCGCCTAAGCGAACCGAATGGATCAGCTACGACACGCTCCTCCCGCATCTCCGCGAGACAAGCATCGCCGAGTTCGATGCCAGCCCACTGATGGATCAATGGACGTTCAACGACTCGTGGTGGAGCAACCAGATCGGCGAGCTGGTTCAGTACTCCAACACGCTGGATCCCGCCACGCCGTGCGGTCTCGTGGGCGGCCAGATGCCGAGCTCCTTTGGCGGATACGACTATGCCAAACTGATGCGGAAGGTGCAGTTCATCGAAAGCTACAACCTCGGCTCATCGCAGGCGATCATCCGCTCGCTTAATCCCGAGAACGGGCTGCCGGCAGTCACCACTCACTTCCATCGCTCGGTCGACGATACGATCTGGCAGACTTGGTATTACCTGGCGCACGGCAACCGCGGCTTCATCGGCTGGGTCGACGGATGGTTCGATGGCGAGACACCGAAACCGTGGCATCGCGAGGTGGCACCGTCGTATCGCGAGGCGGGCGACACCATCGGGCCTCTGATGTCCGGCAGCCGCTGGCAACACGATCGCGTGGCGATCTATTACAGCCATGCGTCGATTCAACTCGGCTGGATCCTCGACGCGGAAGCCCATGGGAAAACCTGGCGAAATCGCAACAACGACCATCGACTCAGCAGCGCCGCCAACGTCCGCAAAGCGTGGGAGAACATGCTTCGCGATTCCGGTTTGCAATACGATTTTGTCAGTTATGTCGATGCGATCCAACAGGGAATTCCCGACGAGTACGACGTTCTGATCCTGCCCGCTTGCTTGGCGTTATCCGATGCGGAAGCCGACGCGATTCGCGCGTTTTGCAAACGAGGCGGAACGGTCATCGCCGACTACCTGCCGGGCATGTGGGACCAACATGGCACCGGACGCTCCGAGGGCGGAGCGTTGGACGATATGTTTGGCATCGAGCAGCCGAGCTCGCTCGCGGCCAAGTCGATCTTCGGGAAATCGCTGTGGGTGGAAGTCGATCAGGACGCGAACTACTCCTACAAAACCACGACCGACTTCTTGACCAACAAGAACACCTGCCAGGTCGATGAAAGTGGTTTCCATCGCGCCATTCGCGACTTCCCCACCGGACAGAGTGCACGCTTTGGAGAGGGCCAAGCGTGGCTGATGAATCTATCGCCCCAGTGGTACAACGCCTATCGCGAACAAGGAATGCAAGCCGCCGCTAAGCGTGATCGGTTCATGCAGCCGATCTTCGACGCGGGCGTGCGACCGTGGGTTCGGATCGCCGATGAAAGCGAGCAGACGTTTGGATACGAGATCACCTACTGGCGGATGCCCACCGACGACGGCCAGCCGCCCCGGACGCTGCTGTTCGTATGCTTCAATCCCGACGTCAGCGGTAACTCGCAAGGGGGCGGTAACTCGGTCGGGCTCAAATCATCGGAGCTAGAAATCACGCTTCAGTTCGCCACCCCCGTCACCCAAGTCCGTAACGAACGGACGGCAGCCATGCTCCAGGACGGACGCCGAGTTACGGTCCCCTGGAAACAAAACGAAGCGGTCGTGCTGTCGCTGCAAGCCAACGCCAAGTAG
- a CDS encoding TolC family protein: MKHSYGSIAVLLLAPLLFCSQGCRSQAKLPGIRSKKLTVATSPATEPTSAESVIALVNYQASKELSDSAIQGAVELTPPSVDDFQQLPQEDISLDDAVQRALANSQVIQDHGGRVLTYPDAIRTTLDPAVIASDPNIGIDAALSAYDTQFETALVWNGGGSSVNSAFSSGQFGVFSQPETMAKVGWGQMLRSGTKVAVGGVGGYDKQLAGGLYAAYGAEVRHPLMRGAGTEFNDIAGPFGKPGLYRGVLISKIGQRKAQLEVEKSVRDLVRDVSIVYWELAFAYENLRAKQKALDNAHNSWQREQERAAANVSPADVEAIARQQYYSAVAAVRNAIAGTGHGQTGVYAIELKLRTLLGMPACDGRLLHPNGTPLKAAIRFDWHESNALATTGRLELRIQQSNIDRRILERKAAKNLRRPQVDIVGQYRRLADDPTTDTALFSEALQGWQIGIDYRRSIQNSRENAAIRNAELQLSREHALADAQRAQISSELRTAFIELDRALGTMHYMALSHDAATIRLDAQTQRHAAGDAQVEHVLEAQIRATRAETQYQRSVIDYNLAFIKLHYARGTLLKTMGVGFGTPATDECRFALNAPSVFAQPPSGDDSSTNTQLAQPPAAAGPAVR, translated from the coding sequence ATGAAACACAGCTATGGATCGATTGCTGTGTTGTTGCTTGCCCCGCTGCTGTTCTGCAGCCAGGGATGTCGCTCCCAAGCAAAACTTCCCGGCATCCGTTCCAAGAAATTGACGGTTGCAACATCTCCGGCCACCGAGCCGACGTCGGCTGAATCTGTCATCGCCCTGGTGAACTATCAGGCGTCGAAAGAACTGAGCGACAGCGCGATCCAGGGCGCGGTCGAACTCACGCCGCCGAGCGTGGATGATTTTCAGCAGCTGCCACAAGAAGACATCTCGCTCGACGACGCGGTCCAGCGAGCGCTTGCGAACAGCCAAGTGATCCAGGATCACGGTGGTCGCGTGCTGACCTATCCCGATGCGATTCGCACTACGCTCGATCCAGCCGTGATTGCAAGCGATCCCAATATTGGTATCGACGCGGCGCTATCGGCTTACGACACGCAGTTTGAAACCGCGCTGGTTTGGAACGGCGGGGGCAGTTCCGTCAACTCGGCATTCTCCAGCGGACAGTTCGGCGTCTTTTCGCAACCCGAGACGATGGCAAAAGTCGGCTGGGGACAGATGCTTCGCAGCGGAACCAAGGTGGCTGTCGGCGGCGTCGGCGGCTACGACAAACAACTGGCCGGAGGTCTTTATGCTGCGTATGGTGCCGAGGTGCGACACCCGCTGATGCGTGGAGCTGGGACCGAATTCAACGACATCGCCGGCCCATTTGGCAAACCCGGCTTATATCGCGGCGTCTTGATCTCGAAAATCGGCCAGCGCAAGGCGCAACTGGAAGTCGAGAAATCGGTAAGAGACCTCGTGCGCGACGTGAGCATCGTCTACTGGGAGCTGGCGTTTGCCTATGAAAATCTCAGGGCCAAGCAGAAAGCACTGGACAACGCGCACAACTCCTGGCAGCGAGAGCAAGAGCGGGCCGCTGCGAATGTCAGCCCCGCCGACGTCGAAGCGATCGCGCGGCAACAGTATTATTCCGCCGTTGCTGCAGTCCGCAACGCCATCGCTGGGACCGGACATGGGCAGACCGGCGTCTATGCGATTGAACTGAAACTGAGAACGCTGCTGGGCATGCCGGCTTGCGACGGCCGCTTGCTACACCCAAACGGAACTCCGCTCAAAGCAGCGATCCGATTCGATTGGCACGAGAGCAACGCGTTGGCAACGACCGGGCGGCTTGAGCTGAGGATCCAGCAGTCGAATATCGACCGACGTATTTTGGAGCGGAAAGCGGCCAAGAACCTTCGCCGTCCGCAGGTCGATATCGTTGGCCAATACCGTCGCCTGGCCGATGATCCAACCACCGACACCGCGCTGTTCAGCGAGGCGTTGCAGGGTTGGCAGATCGGGATCGATTATCGCCGTTCGATTCAAAACAGCCGCGAAAACGCAGCGATCCGCAACGCCGAACTTCAGCTGAGCCGCGAGCACGCGCTCGCTGATGCACAGCGAGCGCAGATCTCATCGGAACTGCGAACCGCTTTCATCGAACTCGATCGCGCGCTGGGGACGATGCACTACATGGCGCTCAGCCACGATGCGGCAACGATCCGCTTGGACGCTCAAACCCAGCGGCACGCGGCTGGCGATGCGCAGGTTGAACATGTGCTGGAAGCGCAGATTCGCGCCACGCGAGCCGAGACGCAATATCAACGAAGCGTCATCGATTACAACCTTGCATTTATCAAATTGCACTACGCTCGCGGAACGCTGCTGAAAACGATGGGCGTTGGTTTTGGAACGCCAGCAACGGATGAATGTCGTTTTGCGTTAAACGCGCCTTCGGTGTTCGCCCAACCGCCATCGGGCGACGATTCCTCAACCAACACGCAACTGGCTCAACCTCCGGCCGCTGCCGGTCCAGCTGTTCGGTAG